A genomic segment from Spinacia oleracea cultivar Varoflay chromosome 3, BTI_SOV_V1, whole genome shotgun sequence encodes:
- the LOC110803651 gene encoding squalene epoxidase 3 — MKGQFSPKILISGLYHHRLLPSPSSINPLLHLHHKSNSKSPISNYITFSIPPSFKSPTTTEQLSFSGENNHQTSINNRREIQLDYFPENQFNCVAKMVVIDQHIVGIFVVSLLGFVLLFSIFRDVKSKSKSKANKKKDGRNSVGVQTEVARSSDDVCNVSDGPDVIIVGAGVAGAALACTLAKDGRRVHVIERDLSEPDRIVGELLQPGGYLKLIELGLEDCVGNIDAQRIVGYGLFKDGKNIKLSYPLEQFHSDVSGRSFHNGRFIQRMREKASTLPNVRLEQGTVTSLLEENGMVKGINYKNKNGEVMKAYAPLTIVCDGCFSNLRRSLCSPQVDVPSHFVGLLLENCQLPFANHGHVILADPSPVLFYPISSTEVRCLVDVPAGDKLPSIGNGEMAKYLKTVVAPQVPAEIRDSFVAAVDKGNIRTMPNRSMPAIPQPTPGALLMGDAFNMRHPLTGGGMTVALSDIVVLRDLLKPLQDLNDAASLCSYLECFYTLRKPVASTINTLAGALYKVFCASPDEAHKEMRDACFDYLSLGGVFSNGPIALLSGLNPRPMSLVAHFFAVAVYGVGRLMIPFPSVKRVCLGTRLLSGAAGIIFPIMKAEGFRQMFLPATVPAYHRRHHPVK; from the exons ATGAAAGGTCAATTTTCCcccaaaatattaatttctggGCTGTACCACCACCGTTTACTACCATCTCCTTCTTCAATTAACCCTCTGCTTCATCTCCACCACaaatccaattccaaatccCCCATTTCTAATTATATAACCTTCTCGATTCCTCCCTCCTTCAAATCTCCCACAACCACTGAACAACTCTCTTTTTCTGGAGAAAACAATCATCAAACTTCGATAAACAATAGGAGAGAGATTCAATTGGATTATTTTCCGGAGAATCAATTTAATTGTGTAGCGAAGATGGTGGTAATTGACCAGCATATTGTCGGCATCTTCGTTGTCTCTCTTCTAGGGTTTGTTCTGTTATTTTCTATTTTCCGTGACGttaaatccaaatccaaatccaaagcGAATAAGAAGAAGGATGGACGGAATTCTGTCGGAGTTCAGACTGAAGTTGCTCGGAGTTCCGACGATGTTTGCAACGTTTCTGATGGACCTGACGTTATCATTGTCGGCGCTGGCGTTGCTGGTGCTGCTCTTGCTTGTACCCTTGCCAAG GATGGTCGACGTGTTCACGTGATTGAAAGAGACTTAAGTGAACCCGACAGAATAGTTGGTGAGCTTCTACAGCCAGGAGGATACTTGAAATTGATCGAATTGGGACTTGAGG ACTGTGTTGGGAATATTGATGCTCAGAGGATAGTTGGATATGGTCTTTTCAAAGATGGGAAGAACATAAAACTGTCGTATCCCTTGGAACAGTTCCATTCAGATGTGTCTGGGAGGAGCTTTCACAATGGACGTTTCATACAGAGGATGAGAGAAAAAGCTTCTACTCTTCCCAA TGTGCGGTTGGAGCAAGGAACAGTTACGTCGTTGCTCGAGGAAAATGGTATGGTTAAGGGGATTAACTACAAGAATAAGAACGGTGAAGTGATGAAGGCCTATGCACCTCTCACAATCGTCTGTGATGGTTGCTTCTCGAATCTGAGACGTTCTCTTTGTTCACCTCAG GTTGATGTACCCTCACATTTTGTTGGGTTGTTGCTTGAGAACTGCCAACTTCCATTTGCGAATCATGGACATGTTATTTTAGCAGATCCCTCGCCTGTTTTGTTTTACCCAATTAGTAGTACAGAAGTACGATGTTTGGTTGATGTACCAGCAGGAGACAAATTGCCTTCTATTGGTAATGGTGAAATGGCTAAGTATCTGAAGACAGTGGTGGCTCCTCAG GTTCCTGCTGAAATCAGAGATTCATTTGTAGCAGCAGTTGACAAGGGGAATATAAGAACAATGCCTAATAGAAGCATGCCAGCTATTCCACAGCCCACTCCCGGTGCCTTACTAATGGGTGATGCTTTCAACATGCGACATCCTTTAACCGGAGGTGGAATGACAGTGGCATTGTCAGATATTGTTGTGCTCAGAGACCTTCTGAAGCCTTTGCAGGACCTAAATGATGCGGCTTCATTATGCAGTTATCTGGAGTGTTTTTACACCCTGCGTAAG CCTGTGGCGTCCACAATCAACACTTTGGCAGGTGCTCTCTATAAGGTGTTTTGTGCTTCACCTGATGAAGCTCATAAGGAAATGCGTGATGCATGCTTCGACTATTTAAGCCTTGGAGGAGTATTTTCAAATGGCCCTATTGCTTTACTCTCTGGTCTAAATCCTCGACCAATGAGCTTGGTTGCTCACTTCTTTGCTGTGGCTGTATATGGTGTTGGTCGCCTGATGATACCTTTTCCTTCAGTAAAGCGCGTTTGTCTTGGCACAAGATTGTTATCG GGTGCAGCCGGGATCATATTTCCGATAATGAAGGCAGAGGGATTCAGGCAAATGTTCTTACCTGCAACGGTTCCTGCATATCATAGGCGTCATCATCCTGTAAAGTGA
- the LOC110803649 gene encoding pentatricopeptide repeat-containing protein At3g49740 → MHAQRAKLVIEDAAKQLIKINSELSKLTSSNRHHDCLSLFLQINSSDNLIPDHYSLSSALTASANLPNPRFGNQLHAHAINAGLKAFPHVSNTLLSLYTKSDDLGSVKRVFSELGNPDIYSWTTLLSAYTKLGEVDHACQLLDEMPLRNVAPWNAVITGCSEKGYDYEDIAFDLFRRMHFLGVRHDNYTFACVLSLCSVVDLYGFGKQLHSLICKTGFLGWTSVVNSLITMHFNCGNSIDAAYKVFKDADEIVHDVITYNAMINGLATLERKEEALLMFREMFKAQLRPTELTFVTLMSSGLVLTMCFQLHTQAIKTGYEPSTAVSNAAMSMYAEHGLLDSVRKLFEEMEEKDVVSWNTLIAGYAHNNDTQLAILAYIKMQRIGFVPDEYTIGALLSSSGSLEIVQMMYALVLKNGLSLTSEVINALVSAFSKQGDINLACQIFSNLHFKNLITWNAIISGFLSNGYPIQALDLFLQLQKSKIRPDLYTLTTLLSICSTISGLRHGKQIHCYILRHWFLNETSLGNGLITMYVKCGVLDWSIKVFDYMKKRDIVSWNSIISAFAQYGDGKQAIRYFTLMQNEIGLRPDQATFTAVLSACCRTGLVCEGIHIFNSMITGTYGFAPGVDHFSCLVDLLGRGGYIDEMEKLVENEDYHNKVDDPNVWWTLFSACASYGNVRLGRIVAGLLLQTEKNDPAVYVLLSNIHANAGQWEDAARVRELMKTVRVIKQPGCSWIKP, encoded by the coding sequence ATGCACGCCCAAAGAGCTAAACTTGTAATAGAGGATGCCGCAAAGCAACTCATCAAGATCAACTCCGAATTATCAAAACTTACCAGCTCAAATCGCCATCATGATTGTCTCTCCCTCTTCCTGCAAATCAATTCATCTGATAATCTAATCCCAGACcattattctctctcctccgctcTCACTGCCTCTGCCAATTTACCCAACCCCAGATTTGGAAACCAGCTTCATGCCCATGCCATTAACGCTGGACTGAAAGCTTTCCCCCATGTCTCAAATACTCTCCTCTCACTCTACACCAAATCTGATGACTTGGGTTCTGTTAAAAGGGTGTTTTCTGAATTGGGTAATCCTGATATTTACTCTTGGACCACTTTGTTATCTGCATATACTAAGTTGGGTGAAGTTGATCATGCCTGCCAACTGCTCGATGAAATGCCTCTGAGAAATGTTGCGCCTTGGAATGCTGTGATCACGGGTTGTTCTGAAAAGGGGTACGACTACGAGGATATTGCATTTGATTTGTTTAGGAGAATGCATTTTTTGGGTGTGAGGCATGACAATTACACTTTTGCTTGTGTTCTTAGTTTGTGTTCTGTTGTAGATTTATATGGCTTTGGTAAGCAACTGCATTCATTGATCTGTAAAACTGGGTTTCTGGGTTGGACCTCTGTGGTAAATTCTTTGATTACAATGCATTTCAATTGTGGGAACTCCATTGATGCTGCTTATAAAGTCTTTAAAGATGCAGATGAAATTGTGCACGATGTGATTACCTATAATGCAATGATCAATGGATTAGCAACTCTTGAAAGGAAAGAAGAGGCCTTGCTGATGTTCAGAGAAATGTTTAAGGCTCAATTAAGACCTACTGAATTGACCTTTGTAACCCTTATGAGTTCAGGTTTAGTTCTCACCATGTGTTTCCAGTTACATACCCAGGCTATTAAAACAGGTTATGAACCCAGTACAGCTGTGAGCAATGCTGCCATGTCCATGTATGCTGAGCATGGGTTACTAGACTCTGTTAGAAAACTGTTTGAGGAAATGGAAGAAAAGGATGTTGTTTCATGGAACACTTTGATAGCTGGATATGCTCATAACAATGATACACAATTAGCAATCTTGGCTTACATAAAGATGCAGCGGATTGGGTTTGTTCCAGACGAGTATACAATTGGAGCACTTTTATCTAGCTCGGGAAGCTTAGAAATTGTTCAGATGATGTATGCCCTTGTACTTAAAAATGGGCTTAGTTTAACAAGTGAAGTCATAAATGCTTTGGTTTCTGCATTCTCTAAACAAGGTGACATTAATCTTGCCTGTCAAATATTCAGCAACCTGCACTTTAAAAATCTGATTACCTGGAATGCAATAATATCAGGGTTCTTGTCAAATGGGTACCCTATACAAGCTCTTGACCTGTTTCTTCAGCTTCAGAAGTCAAAAATCAGACCAGATTTATACACACTAACTACTTTATTGAGCATTTGCTCCACCATTTCAGGATTAAGACATGGAAAGCAGATCCACTGCTACATCCTTAGACATTGGTTTCTAAATGAGACCTCTTTAGGAAATGGACTCATCACCATGTATGTAAAGTGTGGGGTTCTGGATTGGTCTATTAAGGTATTTGATTACATGAAAAAAAGGGACATTGTGAGTTGGAACTCCATCATCTCTGCATTTGCACAATATGGAGATGGAAAACAAGCTATCAGGTACTTCACATTGATGCAGAATGAGATCGGACTTAGACCTGATCAGGCAACATTCACTGCTGTTCTGTCTGCTTGCTGCCGTACAGGTCTAGTTTGTGAGGGAATTCACATATTTAACAGCATGATCACTGGTACTTACGGGTTTGCCCCAGGAGTTGACCACTTTTCGTGCCTCGTTGACCTCTTAGGACGAGGTGGATACATTGATGAGATGGAGAAACTAGTTGAGAATGAGGATTATCATAATAAGGTTGATGATCCTAATGTTTGGTGGACTTTGTTTAGTGCTTGTGCATCTTATGGTAATGTAAGGTTGGGAAGGATTGTTGCTGGGTTGCTTCTTCAAACCGAAAAGAATGACCCGGCTGTTTATGTTTTATTGTCGAATATTCATGCAAATGCTGGACAGTGGGAAGATGCAGCTCGTGTTCGGGAATTGATGAAGACAGTTAGAGTTATAAAGCAACCTGGATGCAGTTGGATCAAGCCATAG
- the LOC110803631 gene encoding DUF21 domain-containing protein At2g14520-like — MAVEYSCCDSQFFIRIAICIILVLFAGLMSGLTLGLMSLSLVELEVLAKSGTPNDRKFAAAMEALPIFLDSLVTAWAAVLLSVTLILLFGEIIPQAVCSRYGLAIGAAVAPLLLDLMLGKEHKALFRRSELKTLVDLHGNEAGKGGELTHDETTVIAGALELTEKTARNAMTPIAEIFAIDIDSKLDRNLMKLILDKEHSRVPVYYENPTNILGLILVKNLLTINPEDEMPVKNVTVRKIPRVTEKMPLYDILNEFEKGRSHMAVVVRKGESDLPISKHPQEEPLREVRVEMDGEQQSQERQLRSNRSLKKLKSFPQTTQELQRETSKGKKRSKNVESEILDITEKQLYEPPENGEAIGIITMEDVIEELLQEEIYDETDYRHEN, encoded by the exons ATGGCAGTGGAGTATTCATGTTGTGATTCACAGTTCTTCATAAGAATCGCGATATGCATAATACTGGTGTTGTTTGCTGGGTTGATGTCTGGACTCACCCTTGGACTCATGTCCCTTAGTCTTGTAGAGCTTGAAGTTCTTGCTAAATCTGGAactccaaatgaccgtaaatttgctg CTGCCATGGAG GCCCTTCCAATATTTCTTGACAGTTTGGTAACAGCTTGGGCTGCTGTTCTTCTTTCTGTGACTCTAATACTCTTGTTTGGTGAG ATTATCCCACAAGCTGTTTGCTCGCGGTATGGCTTGGCAATTGGTGCTGCTGTTGCCCCTCTT CTATTAGACCTTATGTTGGGGAAAGAACACAAAGCATTGTTTCGGCGATCTGAACTGAAAACTCTAGTTGACTTACATGGAAATGAG GCAGGAAAAGGAGGAGAACTTACCCATGATGAGACTACTGTTATTGCCGGGGCACTTGAACTCACAGAAAAAACAGCAAGGAATGCTATGACCCCAATAGCAGAAATTTTTGCCATTGATATTGATTCTAAACTCGACAG GAATTTGATGAAATTGATATTGGATAAAGAACATAGCAGGGTTCCAGTTTATTatgaaaatccaacaaacattCTAGGCCTAATCCTG GTGAAGAATTTGCTGACTATCAACCCAGAAGATGAGATGCCAGTAAAGAATGTCACTGTTCGCAAAATCCCAAG GGTTACGGAGAAAATGCCTTTGTATGACATACTCAATGAATTTGAAAAGGGCCGCAGTCATATGGCTGTTGTTGTAAGAAAAGGGGAATCAGATCTGCCAATCAGCAAACATCCACAGGAAG AGCCTTTGAGAGAGGTGAGAGTAGAGATGGATGGCGAACAACAGTCCCAAGAAAGGCAATTGAGAAGCAACAGATCACTGAAGAAATTAAAGAGCTTTCCACAGACCACCCAAGAGCTTCAAAGAGAAACATCAAAAGGCAAAAAGAGGTCAAAAAATGTGGAATCAGAAATTTTAGACATCACAGAGAAACAACTCTATGAACCCCCAGAAAATGGAGAAGCTATTGGCATAATCACAATGGAAGATGTCATTGAAGAACTGCTACAG GAGGAAATATACGATGAAACTGATTACAGACACGAGAATTGA
- the LOC110803650 gene encoding putative pentatricopeptide repeat-containing protein At5g65820: MGKMCLRSLYLCKNFRPSLLLPSESCARLTLAAKFSNISSPTDKFPVPEHQSPHSNPDFVQQRNGFGLVHLDKDPQNSITHDRKFDEFEADVEKIYRILRKFHSRVPKLDLALQESGVIMRPGLAERVLNRCGDAGNLAYQFFIWASRQPGYKHSYDVYKAMVRTLSKMRQFGAVWAIIEEMRRESPRLITPDVFVVLMRRFASARMVKKAVEVLDEMPKYGCEPNEYVFGCLLDALSKNGSVKEAASLFEDMRMRFTPSIKHFTSLLYGWCKEGKLLEAKHVLVQIKEAGFEPDIVVYNNLLNGFSVAGKMADAYDLLKEMRRKGCEPNAASYTVLIQALCSMEKTEEAMRVFYDMEKSGCDADIITYNALISGLCKCRKIDKAYELLDTMLQRGHTPDHTTYLHILLAHEKKEQLEECMELVVEMKKTGFFPDTKIYNTLIRLACKLGEVKQGIELWNEMEASRLSPGLESFTIIIHGLIEQDCLVEACDYFKEMINRGLLSAPQYGTFKDLLNTLLRGEKLELAKDVWECIMTKGCELNVDAWTIWIHALFSKGHVKEACNYCLEMMDKDVMPLPSTFAKLMKGLNKIYNRQFAVEITERVRKMAADRHITFKMYKRRGERDLKEKIKEKTDGRKRRARRRQWGQGRSKADIVI; this comes from the coding sequence ATGGGTAAAATGTGTTTAAGATCATTGTATCTCTGCAAGAACTTTCGCCCTTCTTTGTTGTTACCCTCTGAATCCTGTGCTCGATTAACACTTGCTGCCAAATTTTCCAACATTTCTTCCCCTACTGATAAATTCCCAGTTCCGGAACATCAATCACCCCATTCCAACCCTGATTTTGTTCAGCAAAGAAATGGGTTTGGATTGGTTCATTTGGATAAAGACCCTCAAAATAGTATTACCCATGATCGTAAATTTGATGAATTTGAGGCTGATGTTGAGAAAATATATCGAATATTGAGGAAATTCCATTCTAGGGTTCCAAAGTTGGACCTTGCTTTGCAAGAATCTGGTGTAATTATGCGGCCGGGGTTGGCGGAACGTGTATTGAACCGTTGTGGGGATGCGGGGAATTTAGCTTATCAGTTTTTCATATGGGCGTCGAGGCAGCCTGGTTACAAGCATAGCTATGATGTTTACAAGGCAATGGTTAGGACTTTAAGCAAAATGAGGCAATTTGGAGCGGTTTGGGCAATAATAGAggaaatgaggagagagagtcCACGGTTGATTACCCCGGATGTGTTTGTTGTGTTAATGAGGAGGTTTGCTTCGGCAAGGATGGTTAAGAAGGCAGTTGAAGTGTTAGATGAAATGCCTAAATACGGATGTGAACCTAACGAGTATGTGTTCGGGTGTTTGTTGGATGCGCTCTCTAAGAATGGGAGTGTAAAGGAGGCAGCCTCGTTATTTGAGGATATGAGAATGAGGTTTACACCAAGCATCAAGCATTTTACTTCTCTGTTGTACGGATGGTGTAAAGAAGGGAAACTGTTGGAAGCAAAACATGTATTGGTTCAAATTAAGGAAGCGGGGTTTGAACCAGATATAGTTGTCTACAACAATTTGCTTAATGGGTTTTCCGTGGCTGGAAAGATGGCTGATGCGTATGATCTTTTGAAAGAAATGAGGAGGAAAGGTTGTGAACCGAATGCAGCATCTTACACCGTATTGATCCAGGCACTTTGTTCCATGGAGAAAACCGAGGAAGCAATGCGAGTCTTTTATGACATGGAGAAAAGTGGATGTGATGCTGACATCATAACTTATAACGCGTTGATTAGTGGACTATGCAAGTGCCGGAAGATTGATAAAGCCTACGAGCTTTTAGATACTATGCTTCAACGAGGCCACACCCCTGATCACACAACTTATCTGCATATACTTTTGGCTCATGAAAAGAAGGAGCAATTGGAAGAGTGTATGGAGCTTGTGGTTGAGATGAAAAAGACCGGTTTTTTTCCAGATACGAAAATATACAATACTTTGATTCGTTTGGCATGCAAGTTAGGGGAGGTGAAACAAGGTATTGAACTTTGGAATGAGATGGAAGCAAGTAGGTTAAGTCCTGGTCTTGAAAGCTTCACTATAATAATTCATGGTCTTATTGAGCAGGATTGTTTAGTTGAAGCGTGTGACTATTTCAAGGAAATGATTAATAGAGGTCTTTTATCTGCTCCCCAATATGGTACATTCAAAGATTTACTGAACACCCTTTTACGAGGTGAAAAACTCGAATTAGCTAAAGATGTGTGGGAATGTATCATGACAAAAGGATGTGAGCTGAATGTTGATGCATGGACAATCTGGATCCATGCACTGTTCTCGAAGGGGCATGTGAAAGAGGCCTGTAATTATTGCTTGGAAATGATGGATAAAGATGTGATGCCACTGCCTAGCACTTTTGCAAAGTTAATGAAGGGTCTGAATAAAATTTATAACAGACAATTTGCTGTGGAGATTACAGAAAGAGTGAGGAAGATGGCAGCAGATAGACATATTACTTTCAAAATGTACAAAAGAAGGGGAGAGAGGGACTTAAAGGAGAAGATTAAGGAGAAAACTGATGGAAGAAAGAGAAGGGCTCGTCGACGCCAGTGGGGACAAGGCCGTAGTAAAGCTGACATTGTTATCTGA